CTCTTCCAGGCAGTGGGCGGGGCGGTAGGGACGGTGCGAGCACATGGCCTCGGCCACGTCGGCCACGCCCAGAATGCGCGCCCCCTGCAACAGGGCATCACCCGCCACGCCGTGCGGGTATCCGGAGCCGTCCAGCCGTTCGTGGTGCTGCAACACCATGCGCGCCACGGGGTGGGGGAAGGGAATGGTTTCCAGGATGTCGTGCCCGAACTGGGGGTGCTGCCGCATGAAGGCCATTTCGTGGGTATCGAGCACGGTGGGTTTCAGCAGGTACTGAGCGGGGATGCACAGCTTGCCGATGTCGTGCAGCATGCCCGCCACGCGCACTGCCTCCACCTCGTCGGGGGGCATGCCCAGCCTGCGGGCCATGGCGGTGGCCAGCACGGTGACGCGGGCCTGGTGGGTGCCGGTATAGGCGTCTTTCAGGTTGGTGACCCGCGACAGCGAATCCACCGTGGCTTCCATCATGCCGCTGAGCTGGTCGCAGGCGGTGCGCAGTTCGCGGGTGCGCTCGGCGATGCGCGCTTCCAGCCCGGCCCGATAGGCCTCGTTTTCCGCCAGCAGGCGCGCCCGTTCCAGGCAGCGCTCCACGGTGTGTTCCAGGGCGCCCATGTCTTCCAGGGGCTTGGTCAGGTAGTCCCAGGCGCCTTCGCGCAGGGCGGCCACGGCATCGCGCAGCACTCCGGTGCCGGAAACCACTACCACCGGCGTACCCATGCCAGAGGCGGTGATGGCCCGGATTACCGAAAGCCCGTCCAGCACCGGCATGCGCAGGTCCACCAGCACAAGGTCCGGCTGGTGCGCCTGCCAGGCATCCAGACCGGCGAGGCCATCTTCGGCCTGCAAGACCCCGTAGCCGCTGTCCGACAGAAAGTCGGCCAACGAGCCGCGAACCTGCGGGTCGTCGTCGATGACCAGAATGGTGGGCGCAGTGGGCATGGCGTGTTCCGAAAGAACGGCGTGGACGCGGGCAGGGCCGGGTTTGGCTGCGTGGCGGGCCAGGTGGGCCGGATACGAATGGCCGGTGTGGACGGGTGTAACCAGCCATCCGGGGCGGCACGGCAACTCGCCACGGCGGTCAGGCCATGGCAGAGCGCGTATCGAGTAAGCGAACACTAGCAGGCGGCGGTAACCACTGCAAGGGGGAAGGGCTCTGTCCGGCGCCAGCGCAGGCCCGTCATGGTCTGCCGCGCGTTGCCTCCAATGGCCGGAGCGGGATGTCCGCCCCGGCGCGAAAGGTCATTCCGTCGGGTGGCGGCCCACCACGCCCCGCAGCCCGGTGCACAGCCCTTCGTGCATGCAGGGGGCAAGGTGCAGCACGGCGGGGAAGGTTGCGCCCGATGCGTGCATGGCCGTGCAGGCCAGCGAGGTGGGGTGCCCGTCGCGCAATGCAGCGGCGATGGCGGCGGCCATGCGGGGGCGCTCGTCCGGTGCCAGCAGGTCCAGCAGGCCCGCCGCCGGGGGCAGGGCAGCCGGGTCGATGCCGAACTGGGCGGCGGCGGCGCGGTTCAGCGAGCGCAGCACGCCCGCCGGATCGGTTTCGAACACCGTGACGGACAGGGTGTCGATGAATTCGCGCTGACGGCGTTCGTGCTCGCGCAGCAGGCGGTACAGCTCGAAGCTCTCGATGGCGTTGGCGCAGTGCTTGAGGATGAGCGAGAGCAGCGAAAGCAGGATGCCCGAGAGATTCTTTTCGGTGCGCGGCATGGCCCCGACGAACATCCCCCGCACGCGCGAGGTGGTGGCCAGCACGCTGAGCACCAGGCGGTGGCTGTTGTCCGAGGAATACACGGTGATGGGCCGGTTTTCACGCACGGCCAGGGCGAACACCCCGGTCTCGATGAGCCGTTCCACCTCGCGTTCGATGGCCGGTCCTTCCTCGCTGGGGCGGCACAGGCCAAGCATGAAGTCAGAGGTCTGTTCGTCCACCAGGTAGAATGCCGTCACCGAAAACTGCACCAGCTCGCCGATGCGCGCCACGGCCTCGTCCAGCAGGGCGGATGGTTCTTCCAGCCGGTTGATGCAGGTCTGGAAGTCGCCGAGGTTGAAGGCCATGTCCAGCACGTCGAGCGTGAACCGGGCCTGGTCTTCAAGGTGGCGCAGCCGGGCGTGCAGGCCCGCGCTGCCGAAGGTGGGGTCGTTGCTAGTCATGCGTTTCCAGGAATCTGATGATTTCCAGCACCTGATATTCCATCTGGTTGGCTGTCTGCACCACCGCGCCGGGAGGCAGGGCCAGGGCGGCCCAGCCTTCGTCGCTCAGGGGCGGTACCAGCACCTCGCCGCTGGTGCCGTAGCCCAGGGCGTTGGCCAGCAGGTCCGCCACGGCCATGATGGCCGGTTCGCAGCTGCCGCTGGAGCTTTCGGGCGTGTGGTGCCGCTGGACGTTGCGTTCCAGCGATACCGGGCATTTCCATTGCCGCAGGATGGCCCCGCCCATTGCGTCATGGGTGAAGCCGACGATGTCGCGTTCCAGCGAGCGCACCGTGGTGCCGCGCGTGCGGGCCTCTGCCAGCAGCAGCCGCCCGTGGTCGGGCAGTTGGCCGTAGATGGCCAGCCGCCCCATGTCGTGCAGCAGCCCGGCCACGAAGAACCGTTCGCTGTTACTCATGCGGTGCAGCCCGGCCAGGATGCGCGCGGCCACGCCGCAGGCGATGGAGTGCGTCCAGAAGGCGCGCATGTCCACGAGATCCTGCGGCACCCCGCGGAAGGCCGTCACCACGCTGACCCCCATGGCCAGCGATACCAGCTGGTTGGTGCCGATGATGGACACGGCGCGAGTGATGGTTTCTATGCGCGCGCGCAGCCCGTAGTAGGCGCTGTTGGCGATGCGCAGCAGCCGCGCGGAAAGGTCGGTGTCCTTGGAAATGATTTCTGCCGCGTCGGCGGCGGAACTGCGCGGGTCGTTGACCACCTCCACCAGGCGGTGGAACACGCTGGGCAGGGTGCCGAAGCGCATGTCTTCTCGCAGGACAGATTCCAGCGTTACCGGGCGGGGGGCCGGGTCTGGCCGCACCGGGCTCGGGGCCTCGCCTGGGGTGGCGGGCCATGGCGGGGGAGAGGCGGCAAGGCGCAAGGCGCAGTGGCGCATCAGCGCGGCCACGTGCGGGTTGGCCGGGTCGTGCAGGGCGAAGTGGGCGCGGGTGCGTTCCATGGCCTCGTCGAAGCGGGCTGCCACCGTGGGGGGCATGTCACCCTCGCCGTCCTCTTCGCCGATGACGGCGGCCTCGGTGACGCCCCAGATCTTGAGAATGCGCAAGCCCGCGGGCGAAAGCACGTCGCCGCACTTGAACAGCAGGCGCCCGTTGCCGTCGCGGATGTCGTCGGCCACGCGCATGCCTGGCTTCAGGTCTGTGATGCTGATGCGTGTCATGAGGCTCCGTGCAGGGCTTCGGACAGATGCCCGAAACGGCCCGCGGCCTGGTGTCGGGCTGCTGCGGCCCGGCGTGGTCCGGTATGATCCGGCATGTCTCGCGAATCGGGCATGTCCGGCTATCCGGCGTGTCCCGGCTGGATGACCGGCTGGGTGCCCGGCCCGGCGAGGGGCGTCTGGCGTGCCATGTCGTTCAGGTGCGCCAAGCGTGTCAGGCGCGTGGGGGCAATACGCACCCGAAGCATAGTACAGGAAATGACCGGGCGCATGCAACAGGGTTGCCGCGCACCACCCCAAGCCGTACCGGCACGCCGCCAGGACCGGCCCCGTGCCTTGATCGCCGCGCGTTGCTTCCCCTTCGGGGCGAGTTCTGGTAGGTACGAGCCCGGACAGGGGGCTGCGGCCCGCGCCGCATGCGCGTCCCCCGAGTGTTTCGTGCACGTCCCGCGTCCGTCCGCAGGGTTCGTCACGGGGCGTTGGCGAGTTGCCCCGGGCCTGCCTGGCCAGATGGGACCAGATCGGGCCAGCTCAGGCCAGATCGGGCCAGTTCGGGTCAGTTTGGGCCAGTTCGGGTCAGTTTGGGCCAGTTCGGGTCAGTTTGGGCCAGTTCGGAAATTTCACGAAACATCCCGAAATGTCATGGCAATTCCCTTCGCTGCGCGCCCGGCCAGTGGCGGAGCGCATCCGAAGGTTCCCGGCCCCCGGCTCTCCATTCGTCGTCGGATGCGGACGCCATTCCCCCTTCGTCCCAAGGAAACCGAATGAATTTCAACATGCTGGACGCAGCCTTCCTGATCATCGTCGGGTTGTTCGTGCTGCGCGGGCTGTTTCGCGGCTTCGTGGAAGAGGTGGCGGGACTGGTGGGGGTCATCGGCGGGTTCATCCTGGCCAACCGCCACCACGGCGATGCCGCGCCCCACGTGGCCAAGGTGGTGGGCGACCCCGGCTGGGTCAACGTCATCGCCTACGTGGGCGTGTTCCTGGGCGTGCTGCTAGTGGTGGCCATCGTGGCGCGCATCATCCGCAAGCTGCTGGTCATCACCTTTGCGGGGTGGCTGGACCACATGGCGGGCGGGGTCATGGGCGCGGCCAAGGGGCTGCTGATCTGCTCCATACTGCTGGCCGTGCTGCTGCACTTTTTGCCCGACGCCGCGTTTGTGCGCGATTCCCGCGTGATTCCGTACCTTTCGATGATTACCGGCTACGTGAAGACGTTCTTGCCGCAGCAGTTGTTCTGACGGGCGGCGAACACTGGCCCGAATGTCGGCGGACGGCAAACGCCGCCCCGAATTCCTGCTTCCCCATCCCCACCCCCAACGCCCGGCGTGCCGGGCATCCGACGGACCGCAGACCATGAGCACCGAACCCGCGTCCCCGAATTCTCCCCACGGCCTTCAGGCCATCACCGACGTCATCGACCGCCTGCTGGCCCCCGAAGGCTGCCCGTGGGATCGTGAGCAGACCCCCGAATCGCTGGCCGACTACGTCATCGAGGAATGCTTCGAACTGGTGGAGGCCATCCGCTCGGGCAAGGTGCACGACGTGCGCGAGGAACTGGGCGACGTGATGTTTCTGCTGGCGTTCATCGGGCGCCTGTATGCCGACAAGGGGGCGTTCACCCTGGCCGATGCCGTGGAAGGCAACGCCGCCAAGATGATCCGCCGCCACCCGCACGTGTTTGCCGAGGGTGAATGCGCCAGCCGCGAGGAGCTGCTGCGCAACTGGGAACGCATCAAGCGCGAGGAAAAGGCGGCTGCCATGGCCGAGGATGCCGACGCCGAGGGCGACGCACAGGCCGCACCCGCCGAAGGCGCGCAGAAAGGCGTGTTCGACAGCCTGCCCAAGGGGCTGCCCCCGCTGGTCAAGGCGTACCGCCTGCACTCCAAGGCCGCCCGCGTGGACTTTACCTGGGAAAGCGACGAGGACGTGGAGCAGCAGGTGGAGGCCGAATGGCTGGAATGGCTGGATGCCTCGGCCAGCGGCGACAAGGAGCGCCAGGAGCAGGAACTGGGCGACTTCCTGTTCACCATCGTGGAACTTGGCCGCCGCAAGGGCATCAAGGCCAACGCCGCGCTGGACTACGCCACGCTGAAGTTCTTGCGCCGCTTCGAGGGCATGGAGGCGCTGGCGCGCGAACGCGGGCTGGACTTTCCCAACCTTCCCTTTGAAGAAAAGGACGCGCTGTGGAACGAGGTGAAGGCCGCCGAAAAGGCCTGATGCCCGACCGATTCGACCGGTCCGCCGGTGTCGCGGCCCTGCGCGGCGGGGAGCGGGGCACGCGCCTTGCCGCCTGTGCTCCCGCGTCCCTTGGTGCCCGTCCGGCCCGCGCGAATCATGCGACGCAGGCCCCCGGTTCGACAGGGGCGACCGGGCGGGATGCCGCGCCGGGGGGTGCCAGTCCGGCCACGCTGGTGGCCGCTGCCTCCGTCGTCCCCAGCGCCCCCGCCCCCGTCATCCCTGCCGTTCCTGTCGCGGACGACAGCATGCCGGACCAGCGTGCCCGGCGCATTGCCGATGCCATCCTGCGCTGGCTGGCCAGCGGGGTGCGCCTGGATGCCCCTGCCCGCACGTTTCTGGAGGCCCAACTGGGCATGACGGGACTTGCGGGCCTGCCGACAAGGGAGGTGGCCGCACGGCTGGCCCCATTGCTGGGGGCCGAACCGCAAGGGCAGGGTGTCCCCGCCTCTCCAGATCGCCCAGATCGGTCAAATCACCCGGATCACCCGGATCACCCGGATGCTGCCGACGCCACCGACACAGCTGACACCGCCGACGCCGCCGCCGAAGGCGCGCTGGAATACCTGCTGTACCCGGATACCGCCTTGCGCCTGTCCGTGGAACAACTGCTGGCGTTACAGGCTGGCGAGGATGCGCCGGGCGCATCCGTCCCCGGTGCGCCCTCGGTGTGCCTCGCGGACGCGGTGCTGGCCGTGTTGCCGCCGGACGCCACCGCCGTGTTGCATGTTCCGGATATCCCCGGCGGTTCCGGAAATCCGCCCGACCTGCCCGATCTGGCCGACTTGGCCGATCTGGCCTACATGCCCGATCTGGCCTACATGCCCGACCTGCCCAACCTGCCCGACCTGCCGTACTGTGCCCATGCGCCCCACAAGCCAGCCGCGTCCGGCACGTCCGGCACGTCCGGCACGTCCGGCACGTCTGGCACGTCTGGCACCGTCAGCATGCCCGGCCCCGGCGTGCTCGAGCGTGTCCGGCTCACCCTGCCCGTGCCCCGTTGGGCAATGACCCTGCTGGTGCGCCGACTGCGCCTGGACCGGGTGATTCCCGCGTCCATGGCCGTTGCCGTGGCGGAACGCCTGCCGGAACAGCGGGCTCTGGCGGTGCGGCTGGCCCTGCGCGATGCCCGGTTCGACCTGGTGGAAGCCGCGCCCGCCCCGCATGCCGATTCGTCCGGCAGCGCCGCCGGGCCTGCCCGCGAAAGCCGCCCCGAACTGGTGCTGCGGTTCATCAGGCGCATGCCCCCGTCCGACCCCGGCTACATCGAGACGCTGGCCCTGTGGCTGGACCTGCTGCACGACCTGCCGCCCGACAAGAGCGCGCACGCGGCCCTTTCCGCACGGCGTGAACGGTTGTCCCGCGCCGCGCGCGAGGCGGACGAGTTCACCGAACGGCTGGGCCGCCTGAACATGGAAATCCTGATGCTGCAAGGGGTGCACGCCCCGGCCCTGGACGCCGCGGAGGCGCGCCGCAAGGTGCGCCTGATGGACCGGATGTGCCTGGCCGTGCTGGGACGTCCCGCCGCGCTGGACCCGGCGGAAGAGGGCATGACTCCCAAAACACCGGACGGGCATGATCTGGGGGCGTTCGACCCGGCCACGGGGCTTGACGACCTGATGCGCCTGCTCTCGTAAAGGTCGGGTGCGCCGCAACGGAACCGTTCCGCTACGGCGCACCCCGGTGCCCATTGGCGCCCGCGCGTCAGACGGTGACGTCCACGTGCTCTCCAAGGCCGCGCACGGCCACGGGAGACTCGGTCTGCGTCTGTCCGGCGTCCCGGCGTTCCTGCCGGGGAAGGGCGTCTGCCTGAGTGGCCGCAAGCTGTTGCCCGTCCTGCTGCATCAGGCGGGTCTGCTCCAGCACGTTCAGGATCCCCTCCGCGCCACCGGTGAACTGGTCTATCCGCATGGCGCACCTCCTTTGCGGGGGATGAGTCGCCCCGTATCCTTCCTATCGGCAGGTGCCCCGCTTTCCACAGGGGTACCCGTGAAAACGGATGCATTCCGCACCTGTCTTGCGTATCATCATTGCCAGCCATTGCAGCCATGCCGCCCGTTTCGCCGTACGGGGCACGGGCAGGCAGGACAGAACGCGACGGGTCGTGCCCACAAGGGAGGCAGCCATGCTCATGCCGCAGAACGAAGCCAAGTTCCGCTACTGTCCCTTTCTCAAGACCAGCGACGACAAGATGCGCTTCTGCGTCGGCGCCCAGTGCATGATGTGGCGCTACAAGCATCCCCAGCGCAACGGCGAAGGTGACGAAGGCTATTGCGGGCTGGCTGGCAAGCCCGCTGGCGCCATGTAGGCGCCCGACTCGACCGGACCCGACCCGACTCGACCGGACCCGACCCGACTCGACCGGAGCCGACAGGACCCGACATGAACCGGGCCCAGGCGCAGGTCCGGCCCCATGCCATGTCCAACCCCGGCCAGCGACAGCGCAGGGCGGGCCGCAAGAGCGCTTCCTTTCATCGTGTCCGCTGCACGGCACCCGTGCAGCGCATGCGGCACCCCACCAACGGGCACCCATCCATGAATACCATCCCGACCAAGGGAAATCGCGCCACCGCCTCGCGCAACCTGTTTTCGTACTTTCTCTTCCTGTTGCTGTTGCTGGCCTTGTGGCTGGCCTATCAACTGGTGGAATCCTTCCTGCACACCCTCATCCTGGGGGCGGTGTTCTCCGCCATCTGCTATCCTCTGCACCTGCGCTGCAAGACGCTGGTGCGGGGCAGCTCCATTGTTTCCGCACTGCTGGTGCTGACGGGGCTGGTGGTGTGCATCGTCATTCCGTTGTGCGTGTTCGTGGCCCTGCTGATTCCCCAGGGCATGCAGACGGTGACGGCCATCAACAAGTGGCTGAGCGGCGGGGGACCGGCGGCGTTGCTGTCGGAATCGAATCTGGAGCCGTGGCTGCAATGGGTGCGGGTGAACCTGCCGTTCATCGACCTGAGCCACATCGACTTCCAGACCAACCTGTTGCAGGTGTCCCGCACGGCAGGGCAGACGCTGATCCAGTGGGGCTCGTACGTGCTGGGGAACACCATGCTGTTCTTCCTGCACTTCCTTCTTCTGCTGCTGGTGATGTTCTTCATGCTGAAGGACGGCAAGCGCATGGTGGAGGGGGTGAAGTACCTGTGCCCCCTGCGCGAGGAACAGGAAGACATGATCATCCAGAGCCTGCGCCGGGTGGCCCGCGCCGTGCTGGTGGGAGGGCTGCTGGTGGCCGTGGTGCAGGGGGTGCTGGGAGGGCTTGGCATGGCCATCGTGGGCATGCCCGGCCTGTTCTGGGGCACGGTGATGGGCTTTGCCTCGCTGGTGCCGGTGGTGGGCACGGGGTTGGTATGGGGACCGGCTTCCATCTATCTGTTGCTGATGGGGCAATGGAAGGGGGCGGTGTTTCTGGTGCTGTGGTGCTCGCTGGTGGTGGCCGGGGCGGATTCCTTCCTGCGGCCCTACTTCATGCGCGGCAGTTCCGGTGCCTCGGTATTCTACATTTTCCTGTCCATCCTGGGCGGGCTGAAGACCTTCGGCATGGCGGGCATCATCTACGGCCCGCTCATTCTCAGCTTCACCATGGTCATGCTGAACCTGTACGGCGAGGAATACCGCGACATTCTGGCCCCGCAGACGGTGAATGGGGCCAATTGCCCGGTGCCGGACAGCGGGGCGGAAGGGGGCGGAGGCGCTGCAACCGCGTCGCCGGAAGGAAAGAACGGCGGATAGCGGCGGCTACCGGAATCCACCGGCCCGGAAACGCATGGATTCCGTACCCTCGTGCCCTTCTTGCCATTTTTCTAGGTTACCGGTAGGCGATGGACTGGGTGGGGCGCCGACCGCCCGCGGCGAGGGGGCAGTGCCGCGAACGCACCGGTGCCCGTCACGCTGACCTGCCCGCTGTCGTTGTCCGCGCATTGATTGCCGTTGCATGGCCTGCGCCGTGCGCATTGCGGAGCGCGGCCCGCCGGTACGTCCGGCCCTGTATCGCAAACCGTCGATGAGCCGGGTTTTGGCCCGCAGGGGGAGACGTGTTGCGCGAACCTTCCGGTGTACACACCATGCCCGGCACCGCCGGAGCGCACGCCGAGCCGCATGCCGATCCGGAACGCTCAGCCATGGCCGAGGCCATGGCCAGCCCGAACGCGCCCCGGCGGCCCTCGTTGTCGCCGCTGCCGCCTTCCCCCCGCGTGGCGGGCGATGGCCCCTTCGCCGGTCTGCCGGACCTGTCCGCCATGCTGGGCAAGCCCGCCCCGGACGCGTTGCAGGAAGAACCGGGCGCGCCGCCCGCGCCCGACACCTCCGGGGCGATTTCCACCACAGCCACCACCACGCAGGATTCCCCGTCCGTCGCTTCTGCATCGGACCCGCGCGGACCTGACCTGGCCTCATCCGGCAGGTTCTGGCCCCATGGAGACCTGGCCGCGCAGTTCGGCGCGGCGGGCATCGGCGTGTGCGTGTTCGACCCGGCGGGCCAGCTGCTGTACATGAACGGCCGCATGGCCGACCTGCTGGGCTGCGGCCCGGAAGGCATTCCTTCGTTGTTCTGCGCCCGTCTGGTGGGGATGGAAGGCACGGCGGACGTGCTGGCGCTGTTCCTGCGCGTGGCCTCCGGCCAGGACGAGGGCGGCAGCGTGCGCAAGCGCTTCCTGCGCGGCGATGGCGGCACCATGCTGGCCTCGGTCACCCTGTACGCGGTGCACGACGCCCTGGGCCTGCCGCTGCACGTGGTGCATCTGGTGCGCCCGCTGGAACGCCCAAATCGCACGGACCGGCCAGAAAGGGGCGGCGACCGGCCAGAGGCACTGGCCCGGCGCCGCTTCGACGACGTGCCCTTTCCCGTGGGCTGGTCCGCCACCGACGGCGCCCAGACGCCCGGCACCGCCCGGCCCGACCGCTATCGCGCCGCACTGCACCTCATCGCCCACGCCACCCTGCACGAAACCGACCCCGACAGCCTGGGGGCGGCCTTCACGCGCATCTTCCGTTCGCTGCTGCCGGGCGAGCCGCCGGAACTGGTGGTTTATCCCGGCGACGGCAGCCGCACCGTGTATTCGTCCGCCGAGGCTGCCGGGCGCAAGGATGCCGCGCCCCCGTGCGACCTTGCGGCGCGCGTGTACCTGCGCGGCGAGACCGTGCGCGTGGACGCCGACGAACTGCGCGAACTGGTCGAGCTTGGCGAATGCCTGCTGCCCGATCCCGTGCCCGCCCATTGGCTGGGCGTGCCGCTGCGCACCCGCACCGGAGAGGTGCTGGGGGCCATGGTGTGCCAGGTGGCGGGTGGGGAAGATGCCGAGAGGGGCGGCCCCGGTACTCTGCCAGTTCTATCTGTTCAGCCCGGTCAGCCCGGTCAGCCCGATCAGGCCGATCAGCCCGATCAGGCGGAACGGGCCAAACGGGCCAAACGGGCCGAACGCACGGAGCCGGTCGGCACGCAACCCCTGCCGCGTCCCGTACCCGCGCGGGTCAGGCCGGGTTTTTCTGCGGAGGATCGCCGCCTGCTGGAACTGGTGTCCGGCCACGTGGCCGACGCCCTGGCCGCCCGGCGTGATCTGGGCCGCCGCGCCCTGGACGAGGTGCGCTACCGCGCCTCGTTCATGGACGCCGTGGCGGGCATGGCCCTGCTGGATGCCGGGGGCAGGCTGCTGGCGGTGAACCGGGCCTTCGAGGCCGCCTTCGGCTATCCCGATGGCGTGCTGGCGGGCACGGACCTGCGCGACCTGTTGCCCCCGGACGTGGCCGGGCAGGCCCTGCGCGAGTTCGGCGGGCTGTGGCTTTCCGTGTCGGCCATCCGTGCGGCGGCGGGCATGGGCGAGACCGCCGGAGGCATGGTGGAGACCTCGTGGCCGTTCCTGCGGGCCGACGGTGAAAAGCGCTGGATGCAGCAGAGCCTGCGCATCCTGCCCGGCGAGGCGGGCCACCCCCCGTGCGCCCTGTTGCAGGTCACCCCGCTGGAGGGCGGCAACGGACGCGCCGGGCGCGACCCGGCCACCCGCGACGAGGAGCGCATGACCCAGACCGCCTTCCACGACGTGCTCACCGGCCTGCCCAACCGGGTGCTGCTGCTGGACCGTGTGGAAAGCGCCCTCAAGCGGGCCCGGCGTCACGATCATTACCGCTTTGCCGTGCTGTTCCTGGACATCGACCGCTTCAAGGTGGTCAACGAAAGTCTGGGCCATCGCGCGGGCGACGAGCTGCTGCGTCTGTTTTCCGACCGGGTGCTGCCCTGCCTGCGCGAGGTGGACACCCTGGCCCGCTGCGGCGGCGACGAATTTGCCGTGCTGCTGGACGACGTGGAGGACACCGCCGAGGTGGGCACCATCGTCGAGCGCATTCAGGACGCCCTGCGCACGCCGTTTCCGGTGCGCGACACCGAGGTGTACATGGCCGCCAGCATCGGCGTGGTGGTGCGTGCCCGGCAGTACGCATCCGCAGAGGACATCCTGCGCGACGCCGACCTTGCCATGTTCCGCGCCAAGGAATCGGGCAAGGGCCGCTACGAACTGTTCGACGAGGACGTGCCCTCCGCCGTCCCGGACAAGCTGCGCCGCGAAAACGAACTGCGCCGGGCCATGGAGCGCGGCGAGATAGAACTGTACTTCCAGCCCGTGGTTTCGCTGCGCACCGCCCGCATCACCGGGCTGGAGGCGCTGGTGCGCTGGAACCACCCGGACCTCGGCCTGCTGTCGCCGTCGGAGTTCATCCCCCTGGCCGAGGAATCGGGGCTGATCTACCACCTGGACCGGCACGTGCTGGAACTGGGCTGCGCCTCCGTGCGCGCCCTGCGCGAGCGGGCCGGGCCGGCGGCGGAATTCGCCCTGAACCTGAACATTTCCGCGCGCAGCTTCCGCCGCTGGAACATGGTGGAAAGCTATTCCGCCGTCATCCTGGAATCGGGCTGCAACCCGCTGGACGTGCGGCTGGAAATCACCGAAAGCCTGCTGCTGACCGGCGTGGACGCCGTTACCGACAAGCTGTGGAAGTTCAAGGAACTGGGCGTCTCGCTGGTGCTCGACGACTTCGGCACCGGCTATTCCTCGCTGAACTACCTGCGCCAGTTCCCCATGGACATGATCAAGATCGACAAGTCGTTCACCAGCCGCGTGCACGAGGAAAAGGCCGCCTACGGCATCGTGCAGTCCATCGTCAGCCTGGGCCGGGGCCTCGGCCTCGGCGTGGTGGCCGAAGGCATCGAACAGCCAGAACAGGCCGAGGTGCTGCTGGAACTGGGCTGCCTGTACGGGCAGGGCTTCCTGTACTCCCGCCCGCTGCCCTTCGATCGAACCGTCAAGCTGCTGGAACGCCGCTGCCCCCTGCCGCTTTCGGCGGGGTAGGGGGAAGCATCTGATCCTGAAAAGAGAACCGGGGAGGGGACCCTTTGCGGCAGCCGTTAGGTGAGCACGAAGTGCGAACCTTACGGATGGCGACCGCAGAGCGAAAAGGGTCTCCCTCCCCCGTTCGCTGTTTATTCTTTCGGAAACGCCAGCGGCAGCAGGTCGTCGATGTGGGCCACGGGGTGAACCTGGATGCGGCGCAGCAGATCTGCGGGAATGTCTTCCAGGTCCTTGACGTTCTGGCGCGGGATGATGACGTGCTGCATGCCGCGCGCCACCCCGGCCAGGATCTTTTCCTTGATGCCGCCCACGGGCAGCACGCGGCCGCGCAGGGTGATCTCGCCGGTCATGCACAGGTCGCTGCGCACGGGCTTGCCGGTGATGGCGGAGAGCAGCGCGGTGACCATGGTTACCCCGGCGGAGGGGCCATCCTTGGGGGTGGCGCCTGCGGGCACGTGGATGTGCAGGTCGAGCTTTTCCGAGAAGTCGGGCTCGATGCCCAGCTGTTCGGCGCGGCTGCGCGCGTAGGAGATGGCGGCCTGCGCGCTTTCCTTCATCACGTCCCCGAGCTGGCCGGTCATGGTCACGCCGCCCTTGCCCTTCATGGGGGTGACTTCCACGTGCAGCACCTCGCCGCCGTAGGGGGTCC
This genomic window from Nitratidesulfovibrio sp. SRB-5 contains:
- a CDS encoding HD domain-containing phosphohydrolase gives rise to the protein MPTAPTILVIDDDPQVRGSLADFLSDSGYGVLQAEDGLAGLDAWQAHQPDLVLVDLRMPVLDGLSVIRAITASGMGTPVVVVSGTGVLRDAVAALREGAWDYLTKPLEDMGALEHTVERCLERARLLAENEAYRAGLEARIAERTRELRTACDQLSGMMEATVDSLSRVTNLKDAYTGTHQARVTVLATAMARRLGMPPDEVEAVRVAGMLHDIGKLCIPAQYLLKPTVLDTHEMAFMRQHPQFGHDILETIPFPHPVARMVLQHHERLDGSGYPHGVAGDALLQGARILGVADVAEAMCSHRPYRPAHCLEEAMDELSAGRGTLYAADVVDACLDLLRGNHTDMPDVAEVLRQLRNGDAVCS
- a CDS encoding PAS domain-containing protein, translating into MTSNDPTFGSAGLHARLRHLEDQARFTLDVLDMAFNLGDFQTCINRLEEPSALLDEAVARIGELVQFSVTAFYLVDEQTSDFMLGLCRPSEEGPAIEREVERLIETGVFALAVRENRPITVYSSDNSHRLVLSVLATTSRVRGMFVGAMPRTEKNLSGILLSLLSLILKHCANAIESFELYRLLREHERRQREFIDTLSVTVFETDPAGVLRSLNRAAAAQFGIDPAALPPAAGLLDLLAPDERPRMAAAIAAALRDGHPTSLACTAMHASGATFPAVLHLAPCMHEGLCTGLRGVVGRHPTE
- a CDS encoding HDOD domain-containing protein, translated to MTRISITDLKPGMRVADDIRDGNGRLLFKCGDVLSPAGLRILKIWGVTEAAVIGEEDGEGDMPPTVAARFDEAMERTRAHFALHDPANPHVAALMRHCALRLAASPPPWPATPGEAPSPVRPDPAPRPVTLESVLREDMRFGTLPSVFHRLVEVVNDPRSSAADAAEIISKDTDLSARLLRIANSAYYGLRARIETITRAVSIIGTNQLVSLAMGVSVVTAFRGVPQDLVDMRAFWTHSIACGVAARILAGLHRMSNSERFFVAGLLHDMGRLAIYGQLPDHGRLLLAEARTRGTTVRSLERDIVGFTHDAMGGAILRQWKCPVSLERNVQRHHTPESSSGSCEPAIMAVADLLANALGYGTSGEVLVPPLSDEGWAALALPPGAVVQTANQMEYQVLEIIRFLETHD
- a CDS encoding CvpA family protein, whose translation is MNFNMLDAAFLIIVGLFVLRGLFRGFVEEVAGLVGVIGGFILANRHHGDAAPHVAKVVGDPGWVNVIAYVGVFLGVLLVVAIVARIIRKLLVITFAGWLDHMAGGVMGAAKGLLICSILLAVLLHFLPDAAFVRDSRVIPYLSMITGYVKTFLPQQLF
- the mazG gene encoding nucleoside triphosphate pyrophosphohydrolase; amino-acid sequence: MSTEPASPNSPHGLQAITDVIDRLLAPEGCPWDREQTPESLADYVIEECFELVEAIRSGKVHDVREELGDVMFLLAFIGRLYADKGAFTLADAVEGNAAKMIRRHPHVFAEGECASREELLRNWERIKREEKAAAMAEDADAEGDAQAAPAEGAQKGVFDSLPKGLPPLVKAYRLHSKAARVDFTWESDEDVEQQVEAEWLEWLDASASGDKERQEQELGDFLFTIVELGRRKGIKANAALDYATLKFLRRFEGMEALARERGLDFPNLPFEEKDALWNEVKAAEKA
- a CDS encoding AI-2E family transporter produces the protein MNTIPTKGNRATASRNLFSYFLFLLLLLALWLAYQLVESFLHTLILGAVFSAICYPLHLRCKTLVRGSSIVSALLVLTGLVVCIVIPLCVFVALLIPQGMQTVTAINKWLSGGGPAALLSESNLEPWLQWVRVNLPFIDLSHIDFQTNLLQVSRTAGQTLIQWGSYVLGNTMLFFLHFLLLLLVMFFMLKDGKRMVEGVKYLCPLREEQEDMIIQSLRRVARAVLVGGLLVAVVQGVLGGLGMAIVGMPGLFWGTVMGFASLVPVVGTGLVWGPASIYLLLMGQWKGAVFLVLWCSLVVAGADSFLRPYFMRGSSGASVFYIFLSILGGLKTFGMAGIIYGPLILSFTMVMLNLYGEEYRDILAPQTVNGANCPVPDSGAEGGGGAATASPEGKNGG